The following are encoded together in the Thunnus thynnus chromosome 15, fThuThy2.1, whole genome shotgun sequence genome:
- the rpl15 gene encoding 60S ribosomal protein L15: protein MGAYRYMQELWRKKQSDVMRFLLRVRCWQYRQLSNLHRAPRPTRPDKARRLGYKAKQGYVIYRIRVRRGGRKRPVPKGATYGKPVHHGVNQIKFARSLQSTAEERAGRHCGALRVLNSYWVGEDSTYKFFEVILVDTFHKAIRRNPDTQWITKAVHKHREMRGLTSAGKKSRGLGKGHKFHLTIGGSRRAAWKRRNTLQLHRYR, encoded by the exons ATGGGAGCATATAGGTATATGCAGGAGCTATGGCGCAAGAAGCAGTCCGATGTGATGCGCTTCCTGCTCCGTGTCCGCTGCTGGCAGTACCGTCAGCTGTCCAACCTCCACCGTGCTCCTAGACCCACCAGACCTGACAAGGCCCGTAGGCTGGGCTACAAGGCCAAGCAGG GTTACGTAATCTACCGCATCCGTGTGCGCCGTGGTGGCCGTAAACGCCCTGTGCCCAAGGGTGCTACCTATGGCAAGCCAGTGCATCATGGCGTCAACCAGATCAAGTTTGCCCGCAGCTTGCAGTCCACCGCTGAG GAGCGCGCTGGACGTCACTGCGGAGCCCTGCGAGTTCTGAACTCCTACTGGGTGGGCGAGGACTCCACCTACAAGTTCTTCGAGGTGATTCTGGTCGACACCTTCCACAAGGCCATCAGACGCAACCCAGACACCCAATGGATCACAAAGGCTGTGCACAAGCACAGAGAGATGCGTGGCCTGACATCTGCAGGAAAGAAGAGCCGCGGCCTGGGCAAGGGCCACAAGTTCCACCTGACCATCGGAGGCTCTCGCCGTGCAGCCTGGAAGAGGCGCAACACCCTGCAGCTGCACCGCTACCGTTAA